A window of Desulfuromonas soudanensis genomic DNA:
ATCGAGGATTTCGTCGACATCTACGCCGTCGCCTTCCCGGTGGTTTCCGACCGCAGTTTTGCCCTCCATAGGGCTCTGCGCGCCGGTCCGACCCCCTTCTCCCTTTACGTCCTGCGCGATGCCCCGGGGGAGGTCGGGGTGGTGGCGGGTACAGCCCTTGGCGAAGACGAGGGCATGGAAGCGCTCTTCGACTTTCTCAAGGAGATGCTGACGATGAAAACGGCGGACCTTATCCCTCTGGCCGAAGGGAGTACGGAGGCCGTGGCGTCCCTCGAACCGCCGCAGACGGAAGGGGAGGTCGCCGCCCGGATCGAGGGAGCCCTGGCGTCCCTGGGAGATAAGGTCAAGGGGGTTCGCCGGGTCTCCCTTCCCAGCGGCCGAAGGGTCTATGCCGCCCGGGTCCGGCGCTCCGGCGAGTGGGAGACGATTTTCGCCGAGGTTACCAGCCGTTCGGCGATCTGCGACGTCTGCCACAACGTCCACTTCTTCTACCTCTTCGACAGCAAGGGGAAGATCCTTGCCTTCGAACCGCTGCACCTCACCAAATACGGCAACGCCGAATGGAACAAGGGGGAGGTGGATCATTTTGCCAAAAGAGTGGTCGGCCGGTCGATGACCGGCCTGTGGAATTTCGATCCGAAGGTCGATGCGGTAACGAGCGCCACCATGACCTCTGCGATCATCTTCGACAACTTCGATCAGGGGCGGCAGCTCCTCGATGAATTGAAGGCTGCCGGAGAGCTGTAAGGGACGGGCGCCCCTTTTCCTCCTTGTCCTCCAGCGCCGCACAGGCTATCCTTTCCGGTCGTATACGCTTTTTCCGGAAAACTTTTTCGGGATATCCCTCTCAACGGCCAGCAGGCTGCCCGGGGTGGATGTCGCAGGAGCATCTGATTCATGGCCCGAAAAATTTTCATCTCCGCCACCGGTCAGGACTGCGGCAAAACGACGACCAGCCTCTCCCTTCTCTACCAGGCGCGGAAGAAATACAGCCGCATCGGCTTCATCAAGCCGATCGGCCCCAAGCCGATCGACTTCCTCGGCCGCCGTATCGACACCGACCCGGCGATGATCGCCAAGGTTTTCGGTCTCGAACATCTCATCGACTTCATGTGTCCGGTGGTGGTGGAGCCGGGGATGACCCACCGGATGATCGAGGGGAAGATCTCCGTCGTCGAGCTCGAAGGGCGCATCCTGCAAGCGGTGGAGCGCCTCGAGCAGGAGTGCGACTTTCTCGTCATCGAGGGGGCGGGGCACAGCGGCGTCGGCTCGGTTCTCGGCCTCAGCAACGCCCGGGTGGCGGCCCTCCTCGGAGCGCCGGTGCTGATGGTGACCGGCGGCGGTCTCGGGAGCGTGATCGACTCGGTCTGCATGAACCTGGCCCTCTACCGGGAGTGCGGGTCCGAGGTGCGGCTGCTGGTGGCCAACAAGCTGATTCCCGAGAAGCGCGACAAGACCATGCACCATTTGCGTCTTGCCTTCAAGGATGCCGGCCTCGGCGTGATCGGCGGCTTCAACTACCAGCCGGTGCTGGCCAATCCGACCCTCAAGCGGATCGCTCACGTCCTCGGGATCCCGGTCAACGGCAACGCCGCCGATCTGATGCGCATCGTCCACCATGTCCAGATCGGCGCCGCCTCCACCCAGCGGGTGGTGGATATGCTCGAAGAGGACACGCTCCTCATCGTCACCAGTTCCCGGGACGAGCTGCTGGTGACCCTCTCCAACCTCTACGCCCACCCCGAATACCGGGCGCAGATTGCCGGCCTGGTGATTCCTGGGGTGGTGCCGATTTCGAAAATAACCCAGCAGATTCTCGACAGCAGCGGTCTCCCCTATCTGCGCACCACCATGCGCACCGACAGCGTCTTTCTCGCCATTCACGAGGACGTCTCGAAGCTCACCCCGGAGGATGCCGAGAAGATCGTCCTGATCCACAAACTGGCGGAGAAACGTTTCGACTTCGACTACATCGACCGGCTCTTTTCCGAATGACCGCGTCGCAACCGCAGGGATTTTTCCAGCCATGAGCGAAAAGCACGACATCCGTCCGGGGCAGTCGATCGAGCTCCTCAAGGAGCTGCACATCCTCACCCGCGACGGCCAGCTCAACCAGGACAGCCGCCGCAAGCTCAAGCAGGTCAATCACCTCTACCAGTTCATCGAGCCGCTCCTGCAGGAGGTGCTGCAGGAGCGTTCCGCCATCCGCCTCGTCGACCACGGCGCGGGGAAGTCCTATCTCGGCTTCATCCTCTACGACCTCTTCTTCAAGACGCGGTCGGACGAGAGCCGGATCTACGGCATCGAGACCCGTGACGAACTGGTGCAAAAATCCCGGGAGCTCTCGGCGCGCCTGAACTTCCCCGGGATGTCCTTCTACAACCTCTCGGTGGCCGAGGCGACGGAATCGGTGTCCCTGCCGGAGACCGTCGACGTCGTCACCGCTCTCCACGCCTGCGATACCGCCACCGACGACGCCATCGCCTTTGGTTTGAAAAAAAAGGCTCAATTCCTCGTCCTGGTCCCCTGCTGCCAGGCCGAGGTGGCCACGGCCCTGCGCCGGACCAAGGCCGCCGCCCTGGCCCGGGGACCCCTGGCGGAGATCTGGCGCCACTCCCTGCACACCCGCGAATTCGGCAGCCACCTCACCAACGTCCTGCGCTGCCTGCAACTGCAGGCCCACGGCTATCAGGTGAGCGTGACCGAGCTGGTCGGCTGGGAACACTCGATGAAAAACGAGCTCATCATCGCCCGTTTCAAGGATCTCCCCCGCCGCCATCCCGCCGAACGCCTCCGCGAGCTCCTCGGGACCCTGGGGCTCGAGGAGCTGGAGGGGCGGTTTCTGACTCCGGAGTAAGCGTCGCTGCGACCCCTCTCCGGGGCTCCTCGTGCCGCTCCCCGGAAAATCCGCCATTTTGCTCGCCGACTGTGCTAGGATGTCCGTTCGCTGGATTTTTCCTTTTGTTAACGCAACACGCGAGAGTTCCGATGAAAATAGAATGGTACCCGGGGCACATGGCCAAGGCCCGCCGTCAGATCATCGAGGTGATGGCCACCATCGACGTGGTCATCGAGGTCATCGACGCCCGTCTCCCCGCCTCCAGTTCCAACCCCCTCCTGGCCAAATTGCGGGGGGTCAAACCCTGCATCAAGATCCTCAACAAGAACGACCTCGCCGACCCGGAAGTCACCCGGGCCTGGGTGCGTCATTTCGAAGAGGAGTCCAATGTGCGGGCCCTCCCCCTCGAAGCGAAGCAGCGCACCGAGGTCGCCCACATCCCCACTCTTTGCCGGGGGATGGTCTCCCGTCCCGGCAAGCCGTGGAAGTCGCTGCGGGTCATGGTGATGGGGATTCCCAACGTCGGCAAGTCGACCCTGATCAACACCCTGGCCGGCAAGCGCATGGCGCGCATCGGCGACAAACCCGCCATCACCACCTGCCCGCAGCAGATCGACCTGCGCAACGGCATCTTCCTTTCCGATACCCCGGGACTCCTCTGGCCGGTCATGAGCGATCAGCGGGGGGCCTACCGGCTGGCGACCAGCGGCGCCATCGGCGACAGCGCCATCGACTATGCCGATGTCGCACTTTTTGCCGTCGCCTTCATGATGCGCCGCTATCCCGATCTCCTCTGCGCCCGCTACGACCTGCAGGCACTTCCTGAGAGCCCCACGGCCGCTCTCGAGGAGATCGGCCGCCGCCGCGGCTGCCTGGTCGGGGGCGGAGAGATCAACCTGCAGCGGGCCGGCGAGGCCTTTCTCCGCGATCTGCGCGGCGGGAGGATCGGCCGGGTCTCCCTCGAAGAACCGGGGGAGGAGATTGTTGCCGAGGCCGCTCCGGAGGAGGGGAATGGGTACGCCCCCCTTTAACTGCCGGCGCTGCGGGCACTGCTGTCTCACCCTGGTCGACGCCTTTGCCGGCTGCGTCTCGGCGGCCGACCTCGCCCGCTGGAGGGGAGCCGGGCGGCCGGACATCCTCTCCCGGATCGAGAGTCTCGACCTCGGCCGGGGGAACGTTTTGCACCTCGCCTGGGTCGATCCCCTCACCCGGGACGACGTCGAGCGCTGTCCCTGGCTTGCCGAGCTCCCCGACGGCGGCGGCTTTGGCTGCACCATCGAAGCGATCAAGCCCGACCACTGCCGCGCCTACCCCGAGGATGAAAGCCACGCCCGCCAGACCGGCTGCCCCGGAGCGGCCTTTCCCCCCGAAAATTGATTCATCCGCCGTCCGTCGCAATTTTTTTTACAGGAGACAGGATGCAGGCCAAGGAACTGGCAAAGAAAATCAAGAGCAACTCGGCGCCCTGCGTCATCGACGTGCGCAGTGGCTTCGAATTCCGCTCGGGGCATATCCCCGGGGCGCTCCATACCCCTGCCTGGCGGATTCTGCTGCGCCTCTCCCCCCTCCCCGGGGACAAAAAGACGTCGCTCGTGGTGACCTGCGAACACGGCCCCCGTGCCCAGATCGCCGTCTCCCTCCTGAAGCTGGCCGGATATCCTGACATCGAGCTCCTTGATGGGCACATGGCAGGGTGGCGTCGCGGCGGACTTCCTCTGGAAAAATAAACTGCGCTCAACCGGCAGCGATTCCGGGAGAGGGGAACAAAAAAGGGCAATGGCCGGAACACGCGTTCCGGCCATTGCCCTTTTTGCATTCTCTTTCAAAGAGTCGTCAGGCCGGGAAGGTGATTTCCAGCTGGCTTTCGCTGAGCTTGCGGACGCGGAGATTTTCCCGGAAGTGTTTCCCCACCCCCTGGACGAGGCCGACCAGGTAGTCGATCATGCCGCGGCCGGAGCGGTACTCCATCAGCAGGGTGTTGTCGTCCTTCCACTTGTAGCCGAAGCGGGGGGGGCGCGCCGATTCGATGTTCATGGTCACGTTCTCGTGGATCTGATCCATCTTCAGCAGCAGTTCCCGGGCGGTTTTGGAGCCGCGGAAGTAGGCCTTGTAGATCCTCTGGCAGAACTCGTTGACCCAGTAGTCGCCGAAGGCTTCGGAGGCCTGGCGTTTGCTGATGTTGAGCGTGGTGCAGGTGGCGTCGAAAATTTTCATGGCGACGCGGTCGTCGATGTCCTGGCTGGCGAGAAAACGGGTGTTGCCGGGCAACCCGGCGTTCACCAGGGTCGCCTCCCACTTGGGCTTGCCGTACCCTTCGCTGATCATGCTCTCGAGACAGTTGATGATGACGGCCTTCACTGGGATACCTCCTTTGAGTGCGGTTGAAGAAATGTCGGAACTTTGCGGCGGTTTGTCCTGCGGCGGGAAGTAGACGGCTTGTGAAAGGAAAAAATCTTTTAAAATCAGTGGGGAAGAGAGTAACTCATCCTTTCCTTTGTGGGACCTGTCATATCTTACAGGGGCGGTAAGTATCCATTGTCGGCGATCATGGCCTGTGCTTTTCTGGCCGAGGGAAATGATGACGGGTGGAGGACCGGACGTCCTTTGCGGCCGACTTTTTCCCGGAGACGCAGCAAAGGAGCCTTATCATGAGCAAACTCGAGGATGTTCGAAGTGTCGATCCCGCCGCCCTGGCCATGCTGGCCGTGGCGGACCGGGAGGGGTACGAAACCGTCTGGGACCGCTTGAAGCAGCAGCAGCCCCAGTGCCGCATGGGGCAGACGGGGGTCTGCTGCCGGATCTGTTCCATGGGCCCCTGCCGGATCAATCCCTCGGGGAAGAAGCCCGACCGGGGGGTGTGCGGGGCCGATGCCGACACCATCGTCGCCCGCAACCTCATCCGGATGATCGCCGCCGGCGCCTCGTCCCATTCGGATCACGGCCGCAAGCCGGCCATCCTCCTCCGGGAGATCGCCGCCGGGCACAACGCCGACTACGGGATCAAGGATCCGGAGAAACTCCTGGCCGTCGCCGCCCGGCTCGGCATCGCCGTCGAGGGGCTCAGCCTCCTGGAGGTGGCCGGGGAGGTGGCCGAGGTCTCCCTTGAGTGCTTCGGCAAACAGGACGGCGAGCCGATCCGCTTTCTCCAGCGCTACATGCCGGCCCGCCGCCAGGAGCGCTTCCAAAGGCTCGAAACGGAAATTGCCGCCTCTACCGGGAGGCGCCCGGGGTTCCTGCCGCGGAGCATCGACCGGGAGCCGGTGGATGTGCTGCACCGCACCACCTTCGGCACCGACCACGATCCCCTCTCGCTGTTGATCCAGGGGGTGCGCTGCGCCCTGGCCGACGGCTGGGGCGGTTCGATGATCGCCACCGAGCTCCAGGATGTCCTATTCGGCACGCCGCGGGCCAAGGCGGCCCAGGCCAACCTGGGGGTGATCGACGCCGACTATGTCAATATCCTCGTCCACGGCCACGAGCCGATCTTTTCCGAAAAACTCATCGACTGCTCCCTCGGGGAAGAGATGCAGGCGGTCGCCCGGGAGCACGGCGCCAAGGGGGTCAAGGTCATCGGCATGTGCTGCACCGTCAACGAGGTCCTGATGCGCAAGGGGGTGGCGGTGGCGGGGAATCACCTGCACCAGGAACTGGCGGTGATGACCGGCGCCATCGAGGCGGTGGTGGTCGACGTCCAGTGCATCCTGCCGTCGATGGTCAACCTCACCCGTTGTTTTCACACCCGTTTCATCACCACCAGCGACCAGGCGATGTTTCCCGGGGCGATCCATATCCAGTACGACGAGCAGAACGCCCGCCGGGTTTCCGAAGAGGTGGTGCGCACCGCCATCGCCGCCTTTTCCGACCGCAACCCCGCCAAGGTCTCCATTCCCCAGGAGGTGATGGAGGCGCGGGTCGGCTACGGCGTCGAGGAGCTCTCCCGTCACCTCGGGGGGGATCTGCACCCCCTGGCCGTGGCCCTGGCCGACGGCACCATCCGGGGGATCGTCGGCATCGTCGGCTGCAACAATCCCAAAATCACCCAGGACTACCTCCACGTCGGTCTGGCCCGGGAACTGATCCGGGAGGGGGTCCTGGTTGTCGGCACCGGCTGCTCGGCCATCGCCGTGGCCAAGGCCGGCCTGATGGGGCTGGAGGTGGCCGACCAGGCCGCTGCCGGGCTGCGCGACTTCTGCCGACGCCACAACCTCCCGCCGGTGCTGCACATGGGATCCTGCGTCGACTGTTCGCGGCTGCTGGTCCTCTTCAGCGACCTGGCCGAGCGCCTCGATCTCGACGTTTCGGAGCTGCCGGTGGTCGGTTCGGCGCCGGAGTGGACCACGGAGAAGGCCCTGACGATCGGCACCTATTTCGCCGCTTCCGGGGTTCCCGTGCATCTCGGCCATATGCCGCCCATTGCCGGGAGCTCCACCGTCACCCGGATCCTCACCGAGGATCTGCGGGGACTTCTCGGCGGGTACTTTTTTGTCGAGGGGGAGCTGCTGCCGGCCACGGCGGCCATCCTCGCCGTTCTCGATGAGCGCCGGGCCCGGTTTCTGTCCAAAGAGGAGGATCTCCCGGCGGATCTGGCGAGTTAGAGGGGAAAGTGACCAATTTTGACCACCCCCGGGGAAAGAGAGGGAAACCTGGCCCTTCATCCGCTGAAAGAAAAGCCCAAGGGTCCGTATTTGCGGGTTTTTATGGTTTGATTAAAATAATGTGGACGGCCGACATTTGGGATTATTTTTTGCAAGTCTTGCGGCACTCCGGCCGGGATGCCCCCCGGTCCGCAACGGATTATTTCTAGGAGTTGTTTCATGTCATTCCAGTGGAAAATGATCGGCATCGTCGTCTCAGCGGCTCTCCTTCCGCTCCTGGTGGTTCTGGCCCTGACCACCCACTATTCCATGAAGGCCCAGGAGGAAACGGTCGCCGCCGCCGAGCGGATGGTAGACGCCGATCTCGAGCATACGATTGCCGGACTTCTGCGCCTGGCCGACGCCAATCAGGCCGCCCTGAAAGAGCAGCGCCAGGCGGCGGTAAGGAACTATCTCCGTTCCCTGGCCGACAGTCTCTACCAGAGGGTCGAGGCGATTCACCGCCGCGAATCGGGGGGCGCGGCGCAGGAGGCGATTCGGCGCGAAATCCTCTCTCCCCGCATCGGCGGCAGCGGCTATGCCTTCGGCCTGAACAGCCAGGGGGTGTTGACGGTTCATCCGAAGAGTGAAGGAACGTCCCTGGCAGGGGAGGCGCACATCGATGAAATGCGGGACAAGAAGGAAGGGTTCATCACCTATCACAGTGTCACCGCCGGGCGTGACAAGGCCGTCTACTACCGCTATTTCCAACCCCTCGACCTGATCATTGCCCCGGGGGTCTTCGTCGACGAACTGGAGAGCCTCTACGATCTCCAGGGGGAGGCGGCGGCCTTTTCGCGGTTTGTCAACGGCCTGCAGCAGCTGCGCATCGGCGAACTGGGATATATCTGGGCTGTTTCCGTCGCCGACGGCCGGTCCGAGGGCTTTGCCGCCAGTCCGACGGGAGCAGGCGGGAAGGCCCTTCCCCTTCCCGAGGAGGACAGCGGCGGCACTCCCTTTCTGCAGCCCCTCGTCGATCGGGCCCTGTCTCTTCCTCAAGGGGAATACGGCGAATTGTGGCTCGATCTGGTCAATCCCCTGGACGGCCAAAAGCATCGCATGATGTATCGCTTCACCTATTACCCCCCCCTGAATTGGGTCATCGGCGCCGCCGTTGCCGAGGAGGAGGTTCTCGGCGCCGCGACCCGGGTCGGTGCGTCCTTCAGCGCCATGGAGAAGTCGATCCTCACCGGCTCGGCGGTGCTGGCTCTTCTGGCCTGTCTTGCCGCCTCCCTCTTCGCCAGGACTCTGAGCCGCCCGGTGCAGCAGGTGGCGGCGGTGGTCAAGAGGGTGGCCAAGGGCGATTTTACCTGCCGGCTCAACCTGCAGCGGCGGGATGAAATCGGCCAGCTTGCAACGGCGCTCGACGGCATGTCGGAGCATTTGCATCGCACCGCCGAACTGGCCGAGGAGATCGCCCGGGGGAATCTGGCGGTGACGGTGGTGAGGGCGTCGGAGGAGGATCAGCTCGGGCTGGCCCTCGGCAACATGGTGGGGACGCTCAATAACGTTATCGGCGAGGTGAAGGGGGCGATGGAAAACGTCACCTCGGGAAGCCGGGCCCTCAACGACGCTTCGCAGGAGATGTCCCAGGGGGCCACCGAGCAGGCGGCGGCGGCCGAGGAGGCGGCGGCCTCCATCGAGCAGATGGAGGCAAACATCCGCCAGAATGCCGAAAATGCCCGGAAGACCGAGCAGCTCGCCGTCAAGGCCGCCGGGGACGCCGAGGCGAGCCTGGAGGCGGTGGGCGACACCATGACGGCGATGAAGCAGATCGCCGAAAAGATCATGATCGTCGAGGAGATCTCCCGGCAGACCAACCTCCTGGCCCTCAACGCCGCCATCGAGGCGGCGCGGGCCGGGGAGCACGGCCGGGGATTTTCGGTCGTTGCCGCCGAGGTGCGCAAGCTGGCCGAGCGCAGCCAGCTGGCGGCGGTGGAAATCAACGGGCTGTCGATCTCGAGCGTCGATGTGGCGGCCAGGGCCGGCCTGATGCTCGAAGCGATGGTTCCCGACATTCAGAAGACCGCGGAACTGGTGCAGGAGATCGCCGCCGGCAGCAGGGAACAGACGATGGGGGCCGGGCAGATCGGCAAGGCCATCGGGCAGCTCGACCTGGTCATCCAGCAGAATGCCACCGTCGCCGAAGAACTGGCGGCCACCTCGGAAGAACTCTCCAGCCAGTCGATGCAGCTCCTCGAAACGATGACCTTCTTCTCCACCGGAGACCTCGTTGAGGCCCCCGAAACACCCCGGACGCGTCCGGGGGGACAGTCCTTGCAGATCGCAGGCTCCTAACGTCAAAGGGACCGCCCCTCCGTGGCGGTCCCTTCTCCCTTCTCCCTTCTCCCTGTTCTATTCCCGCACGTAGGTGTCGATATCGGTCTCGTGCACCATCGCCATCATATGGGCGTATTCCGATTCGACGATCTGGTAGTGGCGGTCTTCGTCCCGCGCCAGCTTCTCATAAACCGTCCTGATTTCGGGGTCGTTGCAGGCCGCGGCGAGACTGCGGTAGGTATCGCGGTTCTCTTCTTCGAGGCGCATCGCCAGTTCCATGACCCTGCGGCTGGCAATCTCCGGGTCGAGCCCCGTTTCGAGGGCCTTGATCAGGGGGGACTCGATGTGGGGGGGGAGGGCGAGAAAGGAGCGGACATCGCCGATCTCTTCTCCGCTGTAACGGGAAAAGAGACTTTCGATGTGTCCCTGCTCTTCTGCGATGAGGGTTTCCAGAGCCCTCCGCGACCGTTCCCTGGTCACTCGGGAGGCCGCTTCGCGGTAAAAATCGAGTCCCTCCTTTTCGTGGAGCAGGCACTCCTTGAGGATCTCCTGGGTCTGTTTCTTCATGGCTGTCTCCTTTTCTGCCGCGCGTGTTATTCTGATAACAAGCCGCCCCTGCCTTGTCCTGTAGTCCCGGTTCCCCTGGGGTTGGTTCCCTTAAATTGTAACCGCGAAATTTCGTTTGTCCCGGGGCGGTTCGGCGCCCCTCTTGGGCCGCAGGAGGCAAGAAACGAGTGCATCCCTTGATCGGGTCTGCTATAGTACCCCGTTCTGCCCCCGGGGGCGATCCATCATCAATTGATCCGGAGCCGCAATGGACGAGGAATTCGAAGAATATCTGGAAGAAGAGGACGATGAAACCCTGGAGATGGCGCAATTCGCCCTCGACCGGGGAGACGACCTGACCGCCCTCGATCTGGCCGAGGAGTATCTCGAGAGTCATCCCCTCGACGTGGAGGCTCTCAATATCTGTGCCGTAGCCGCCTCCAATCTCGACGACAACCCCAAGGCCCTGGCTCTCTATCAGAAAGCCCTGCGTCTCGATCCGAAAAACGGCGCCATCCACCACAACTACGGAGTCCTCCTCGATCGCATCGAGGCGTATGAGGAGGCCCTGGTACATTTCCGCCGCAGCCTCGAACTGCAGCCGGATTTCCCCGAGGCCTACATCAACATGGGGAACGCCCTCGATGAACTGGGGCGGATCGAAGAGGCGTTGCAGATGTACGACCAGGCCCTGCGGCGGATGCCCGATGCTCCGGACGTCTACTACAACAAGGGGTATGCCCTCAACCGGCTCGGCCGCTTCGAAGAGGCGGTCGGCAGTTTTCATAAGGCCCTCGAGATTAACCCTTCCGATCCCGCTTCCCTCAACGGCCTCGGCTTCGCCCTCGGCGGTCTCGGCCGCGACGAGGAGGCGGTGGCCACCTACCGCAAGGCGATGGCCAAGGACGACAAGATTCCGACCTATCACTACAATTGCGCCCTCTCCCTGGCCCGTCTCCATCGCCCTGATGAGGCGCTGCAGGAATTTTCCGCCGCGCTGGCCATCGATCCCGAGTTTTACGAGGCCTATATCGAACGAGCGAACCTCTTCACCGACCTCGGCCGTTTTGCCGATGCCCTGGAGTCGCTCGACGCCGCCGAAAAGCTCGAACCCGAGAGTCCCGAGCCCCCCTTCTACCGCGGGGTGATACTGGAAAAACTCGGCGATCCGGCGGGGGCTCTGGTGGCTCTGGACGAAAGTCTGAGCCGCGATCCCGAGTCGATCTACACCCTGAACAACAAGGGGAACGTCCTTATGGACCTCGGCCGGCTGGACGAGGCGCTCTCCTGTTTCGATGCCATTATCGAGCGGACTGCCGCTTACCCTCTGGCCTACTACAACCGCGCCTGCGTCTTCGCCCGGCGCGGCAAGGTGCAGGAGGCGGTGCGGGAGCTGGCGAAGGCTTCGGCCCAGGAGGCGCAGTTTCTCGCCGATGCCCTGCAGGACCCTGATTTTGAAGGGATTCGCGACAAGGCCTCATTTGTGCGGCTGCTCAATCGCAGGAAGGCCGGATAGCCGGATCGAAGGATCTGACCATGATCGAGACCGTCCTCCCCGTCCGGGGGATGAAGTGTCAGAAATGCGCAAGCAAGGTTCACGCGGCTCTTGCCCCCCTCGCCGGGGTCGGGACGGTCGAGGTCGATCTCGCCGGCTGTTGCGCCCGGATCCTTCACGACCCGCTGTCCGTGGACGGGCCGGCCCTGGCCGCCGCCATAGAGGAGGCGGGGTTCCGGGTCGCCGCGGTCCCCGGAGAGGGGGCGCCCCTCCCTGAACCGTCGGTCGTGCCCGGAGGAGAGGCCGTTCGCATCACCCTGCAGCTTGGCGGCATGAGCTGCGCCAACTGCGCCCGAACCATCGAACGGAGGGTGGCCCTGTTGGCGGGGGTGCAGTCGGTCTCTGTCAATTTCGCCACCGAAAAACTGGTCGCCGCCTGTGATCCCGACCGTCTCGGTGCCGAGACCCTGATCGCCAGGATCGCCGATCTCGGCTATCCTGCCCGTCTTCCCGCGGCACAGGGGGAGGACGGCAGGCTGAAATTCGCCATTCAGGGGATGCATTGTGCGTCCTGCGCCGCAACGATCGAGAAAAAACTCCGGAGCCTGCCGGGGATGGGCGCGGCGACGGTCAATTTCGCCGAGGAGACGGCAACCGTCGTCTTCGACCCGCAGCGTCTCGACCGGCAGGAGATCTTCTCCGCCGTCGAGGAGGCCGGCTATGCGCCCCTGGCGCGGCGGGGGAGCGCCGAGGAGGAGAGCGAAGCCCGCAGCCAGCGCCGCTGGCTGATCCTTTCGGCTCTTCTGACCCTGCCGATCCTCCCCCTGATGTACTTCCTCCCCTGGGGCGAGGCCACCGTCTACCTCATCGCCCTCCTGGCCACCTCCGTTCAGTTCAGCGCCGGCCTCACCTTCTACCGTGGCGCCTGGACATCCCTGAAAAACGGCAGCGCCAACATGGATGTACTGGTCGCCCTGGGGATCAGTGCCGCCTACGGCTACTCGCTGGCGGCCCTTTTGGGGGTCTTCGGGCTCACCGGGACGGTCTTTTTCGAAACCGGCGCCATGCTGATCACCTTCATCCGATTCGGCAAGTGGCTCGAGGCCCGGGCCAAGGGGAGGGCAAGCCAGGCGCTCAAGGCGCTGCTGCAGCTTCGCCCCGACCGGGCGCGGTTGCTCCTTGACGGCCGGGAGCAGGACGTCCCCGTCGGCCGGGTCAGGGTCGGGGATCGGGTGGTGATTCTTGCCGGCGAGAAGATTCCCGTGGACGGCGAAGTCCTCGAGGGGGAATCGGCGGTCGACGAGGCGATGGTCACCGGAGAAGCGGTCCCCCGCGACAAATCCCCCGGTGATGCCGTGACCGGCGCCACCATCAATCAGACCGGCCGCCTGGTGGTGAAGGCGACGCGGATCGGCGAAGAGACGGTGCTGGCTCAGATCGTCCGCATGGTCGAGGACGCCCAGGGGGACAAGGCGCCGATTCAGCGTCTGGCCGACGCCGTCTCCAACCGCTTCGTCCCGGCGGTGGTATCAATCTCGGTCCTGACTTTTCTCGTCTGGTACCTTCTGCTCGATGCCCCCTTTATTTTCGCCTTCAAGATGGCCATCGCCGTACTCGTCATTGCCTGCCCCTGTGCCCTGGGTCTGGCGACGCCGACGGCGATCATGGTCGGCAGCGCGGTGGGGCTCTCCGCCGGCATCCTTTTCAAACGGGCCTCGGTCCTGGAAAATATAGCCCGTCTCCAGATTCTCCTCCTCGACAAGACCGGTACCCTGACGACGGGGGAATTTTCCGTCAGCGACCTGATCCCCGTTCCCGGCGGCGATCCCCGGGAGCTGCTGCGGCTGGCGGCGGCTCTCGAGTCGACCAGCAACCATCCCCTGGCCAGGGGTGTCGTCGCCCGAGCCAGGAGGGAAGGGATCGAGCTCCCGGCGGTCAGCGGGGCGCGGGAAGTCGCCGGACACGGCCTCCTCGCCGAGGTCGAGGGCGGGACGCTGCTGGCCGGCAACCAGCGGCTGATGGAGCGCGAAGGGGTCGATGTCGCTCCCCTCTCCGCCGAGGCCTCCGCCCTGGGAGCCGTGGGCAAATCGCTGATTTATCTCGCCCGCAACGGAATCCTCCTCGGGGTTCTCGGGCTTTTCGACACCCTCAAGGACAACGCCGCC
This region includes:
- a CDS encoding heavy metal translocating P-type ATPase codes for the protein MIETVLPVRGMKCQKCASKVHAALAPLAGVGTVEVDLAGCCARILHDPLSVDGPALAAAIEEAGFRVAAVPGEGAPLPEPSVVPGGEAVRITLQLGGMSCANCARTIERRVALLAGVQSVSVNFATEKLVAACDPDRLGAETLIARIADLGYPARLPAAQGEDGRLKFAIQGMHCASCAATIEKKLRSLPGMGAATVNFAEETATVVFDPQRLDRQEIFSAVEEAGYAPLARRGSAEEESEARSQRRWLILSALLTLPILPLMYFLPWGEATVYLIALLATSVQFSAGLTFYRGAWTSLKNGSANMDVLVALGISAAYGYSLAALLGVFGLTGTVFFETGAMLITFIRFGKWLEARAKGRASQALKALLQLRPDRARLLLDGREQDVPVGRVRVGDRVVILAGEKIPVDGEVLEGESAVDEAMVTGEAVPRDKSPGDAVTGATINQTGRLVVKATRIGEETVLAQIVRMVEDAQGDKAPIQRLADAVSNRFVPAVVSISVLTFLVWYLLLDAPFIFAFKMAIAVLVIACPCALGLATPTAIMVGSAVGLSAGILFKRASVLENIARLQILLLDKTGTLTTGEFSVSDLIPVPGGDPRELLRLAAALESTSNHPLARGVVARARREGIELPAVSGAREVAGHGLLAEVEGGTLLAGNQRLMEREGVDVAPLSAEASALGAVGKSLIYLARNGILLGVLGLFDTLKDNAAETVRRLRALGLKTVMITGDRREAAQAVAALLGIDAVEAEVLPGDKQAVVRSYQAQGLVVGMVGDGINDAPALAQADIGIALGSGTDVAKETGDIVLVKGDILDVERGIRLGRKTLAKIRQNLFWAFFYNIVGIPIAAGVLYPAFGIVLKPEFAGLAMAFSSVSVVTNSLLLKRYAAKLPGGDQS